The Motacilla alba alba isolate MOTALB_02 chromosome 14, Motacilla_alba_V1.0_pri, whole genome shotgun sequence genome includes a region encoding these proteins:
- the GPR146 gene encoding probable G-protein coupled receptor 146 isoform X1, which yields MQPLFVSRYVTTPKAELFPEPQRVLSLRPFLKKTSPNPFTTRGRVHSTVPRAGSGPGFVRAPMRACGCSLGDYERVCAGQSHVPTVSSATPRAPRPQRLPGFTLPQKRDTALSAELAHKRVWLDGQNVSAGHQGTARQCLPEKLVTIKEDTKAKITMWSCEALINSTENSEDQHLCHDFDLVLSIFSLLYLIICFPIGLCYNGLLVLVNLYNKATMTMPDVYFVNIAIAGLIINTLAPMYLLGLANTKWAIWNSNNEVYITFLILFNVSSLVTMYSTTLLSLDYYIERALPRTYMSSVYNTKHVCGFIWGGAMLTSFSSLLFYVCNHVSTKIIECSKMQNQEAADAIMVFIGYIVPAVAVLYALTLILRIRKEATPLDQDTGRLDPSVHRLLIATVCTQFTLWTPYYVILLVSTFTNLQGRIPDVNSIQILHFATILSKFLAFSSSFVMPLLYRYINKNFPNKLRRLLKKIHCGNQGCSHERTVVQQVMT from the exons ATGCAGCCGCTGTTTGTCTCCCGTTACGTAACAACACCAAAGGCTGAACTGTTCCCCGAACCGCAGCGTGTCCTTTCCCTCCGTCCTTTCCTAAAAAAGACCTCTCCAAACCCTTTCACAACCAGGGGCAGGGTACACAGCACCGTGCCTAGGGCAGGATCGGGCCCTGGTTTTGTCAGAGCTCCAATGAGAGCGTGTGGCTGCAGCTTAGGGGATTATGAGCGCGTATGTGCAGGGCAGTCACATGTGCCCACAGTGTCCAGTGCCACGCCGAGGGCACCACGGCCACAGCGGCTCCCAGGGTTTACTCTGCCCCAGAAACGAGACACTGCGCTCTCTGCTGAGCTCGCTCACAAAAGGGTCTGGCTTGATGGGCAAAATGTTTCTGCCGGCCATCAAGGGACAGCGAGGCAGTGCCTCCCAG AAAAGCTGGTAACCATCAAAGAAGACACAAAAGCTAAAATCACTATGTGGAGCTGTGAAGCCTTAATCAACAGTACTGAGAACAGTGAGGACCAGCATCTCTGCCATGACTTCGACCTTGTGCTTTCcatcttttcccttctctaCCTCATTATATGTTTCCCAATTGGCCTTTGTTACAATGGCCTGCTGGTCCTAGTTAACCTCTACAACAAAGCTACTATGACTATGCCAGATGTTTACTTTGTCAACATTGCCATTGCCGGCCTCATCATCAACACTCTGGCACCAATGTACCTGCTGGGTCTTGCCAATACAAAATGGGCCATCTGGAATTCCAACAATGAAGTTTATATTACCTTCCTTATTTTATTCAACGTCTCATCGTTGGTCACCATGTACTCTACCACACTGCTCAGTCTGGACTACTACATCGAGCGTGCCCTGCCCAGGACTTACATGTCCAGTGTGTACAACACCAAACACGTCTGCGGGTTCATCTGGGGCGGGGCCATGCTCACAAGCTTCTCATCTCTCCTGTTCTACGTCTGCAACCACGTGTCCACCAAAATAATCGAGTGTTCCAAGATGCAGAACCAGGAAGCAGCAGATGCCATCATGGTGTTCATCGGGTACATCGTTCCCGCCGTCGCCGTTCTCTACGCGCTGACGCTGATCCTGCGGATACGCAAGGAGGCCACGCCGTTGGATCAGGACACTGGGCGCTTGGATCCATCAGTGCACAGGCTGCTGATCGCCACAGTCTGCACACAGTTCACCCTGTGGACACCCTATTACGTTATTCTCTTGGTAAGCACGTTTACTAACCTACAAGGAAGAATTCCAGATGTAAATTCCATTCAAATATTACACTTTGCCACGATTCTGTCAAAATTCCTGGctttctccagcagctttgTCATGCCTCTGCTCTACAGATACATTAACAAAAACTTTCCCAACAAATTACGACGTTTGCTTAAAAAGATACACTGTGGGAACCAGGGGTGTTCTCACGAGCGCACAGTGGTACAGCAGGTCATGACATAG
- the GPR146 gene encoding probable G-protein coupled receptor 146 isoform X2 codes for MWSCEALINSTENSEDQHLCHDFDLVLSIFSLLYLIICFPIGLCYNGLLVLVNLYNKATMTMPDVYFVNIAIAGLIINTLAPMYLLGLANTKWAIWNSNNEVYITFLILFNVSSLVTMYSTTLLSLDYYIERALPRTYMSSVYNTKHVCGFIWGGAMLTSFSSLLFYVCNHVSTKIIECSKMQNQEAADAIMVFIGYIVPAVAVLYALTLILRIRKEATPLDQDTGRLDPSVHRLLIATVCTQFTLWTPYYVILLVSTFTNLQGRIPDVNSIQILHFATILSKFLAFSSSFVMPLLYRYINKNFPNKLRRLLKKIHCGNQGCSHERTVVQQVMT; via the coding sequence ATGTGGAGCTGTGAAGCCTTAATCAACAGTACTGAGAACAGTGAGGACCAGCATCTCTGCCATGACTTCGACCTTGTGCTTTCcatcttttcccttctctaCCTCATTATATGTTTCCCAATTGGCCTTTGTTACAATGGCCTGCTGGTCCTAGTTAACCTCTACAACAAAGCTACTATGACTATGCCAGATGTTTACTTTGTCAACATTGCCATTGCCGGCCTCATCATCAACACTCTGGCACCAATGTACCTGCTGGGTCTTGCCAATACAAAATGGGCCATCTGGAATTCCAACAATGAAGTTTATATTACCTTCCTTATTTTATTCAACGTCTCATCGTTGGTCACCATGTACTCTACCACACTGCTCAGTCTGGACTACTACATCGAGCGTGCCCTGCCCAGGACTTACATGTCCAGTGTGTACAACACCAAACACGTCTGCGGGTTCATCTGGGGCGGGGCCATGCTCACAAGCTTCTCATCTCTCCTGTTCTACGTCTGCAACCACGTGTCCACCAAAATAATCGAGTGTTCCAAGATGCAGAACCAGGAAGCAGCAGATGCCATCATGGTGTTCATCGGGTACATCGTTCCCGCCGTCGCCGTTCTCTACGCGCTGACGCTGATCCTGCGGATACGCAAGGAGGCCACGCCGTTGGATCAGGACACTGGGCGCTTGGATCCATCAGTGCACAGGCTGCTGATCGCCACAGTCTGCACACAGTTCACCCTGTGGACACCCTATTACGTTATTCTCTTGGTAAGCACGTTTACTAACCTACAAGGAAGAATTCCAGATGTAAATTCCATTCAAATATTACACTTTGCCACGATTCTGTCAAAATTCCTGGctttctccagcagctttgTCATGCCTCTGCTCTACAGATACATTAACAAAAACTTTCCCAACAAATTACGACGTTTGCTTAAAAAGATACACTGTGGGAACCAGGGGTGTTCTCACGAGCGCACAGTGGTACAGCAGGTCATGACATAG